A single region of the Chryseobacterium sp. 6424 genome encodes:
- a CDS encoding phosphatase PAP2 family protein, producing MPKNYPPAVLTVSKIISNFFNPLTSLIIYFVYSSAEEYSARAAFERFVPILLLTVLPIVIWLVWNVRTGKYSNMDVSNRQQRKSLYFFIAGSMVVYLLYDYLKNGTLDLIMLFLLVLLLVMQLSNYYIKSSMHTAFNVFVAALFFYRDTTWGIAWLLIATLVGITRIILKRHTVKEVFMGGSIALFVSFIYLYSAIQTQH from the coding sequence ATGCCAAAAAACTATCCGCCAGCCGTGCTTACGGTGTCGAAAATTATTTCAAACTTCTTCAATCCACTGACGTCCTTAATCATCTATTTTGTGTACAGCAGCGCCGAGGAGTATTCCGCACGGGCCGCATTTGAAAGATTCGTACCGATCTTACTGCTTACAGTCCTCCCCATCGTCATCTGGCTTGTGTGGAATGTGCGTACCGGGAAATACAGTAATATGGATGTCTCTAACCGCCAGCAGAGGAAAAGCCTTTATTTTTTCATCGCCGGCTCTATGGTAGTGTATTTACTGTATGATTATTTAAAAAATGGCACTTTGGACCTGATCATGCTATTTCTGCTGGTATTATTGCTGGTGATGCAACTCAGCAATTATTACATTAAAAGCTCCATGCATACAGCTTTCAACGTATTTGTAGCTGCCCTGTTTTTTTATCGCGACACTACGTGGGGAATTGCTTGGTTACTCATCGCAACATTAGTGGGGATCACCAGGATTATCCTTAAACGACATACGGTGAAAGAAGTGTTCATGGGCGGCAGCATCGCGCTTTTTGTCTCATTTATTTATCTTTATTCCGCCATCCAAACCCAACATTAG
- a CDS encoding DUF1569 domain-containing protein, which yields MRRSLERPADLAEIIQRIYQLTEHSSKRWGRMSCAQMMVHCKRILEVGTGKTVLPETPAIIRVLGICAKKEILFFNNGIPRNMPTYGVVKLKESCNFEESRADLLIALEEFVKALKRDELIPKHALFGEMSKQHWGFLQYKHLNHHLKQFGV from the coding sequence GTGAGAAGATCTCTTGAACGGCCAGCTGATTTGGCAGAAATTATACAGCGTATTTACCAACTCACCGAACATTCATCAAAACGGTGGGGCCGCATGTCTTGTGCACAGATGATGGTACACTGTAAAAGAATCTTAGAAGTCGGTACAGGCAAAACAGTTTTGCCGGAAACGCCCGCCATCATCAGGGTTTTGGGGATCTGTGCTAAAAAGGAAATACTGTTTTTCAACAACGGTATCCCACGCAATATGCCAACGTATGGCGTGGTAAAATTAAAAGAAAGTTGTAATTTTGAAGAATCCAGGGCAGACTTACTGATCGCGCTGGAGGAATTTGTAAAAGCCCTGAAACGAGACGAACTAATCCCAAAACATGCACTTTTTGGCGAAATGTCGAAGCAGCACTGGGGGTTTTTACAGTACAAACATCTAAATCATCATTTAAAACAATTTGGCGTATGA
- a CDS encoding YfiT family bacillithiol transferase → MNLAEDKKYPIGQFVQPENINDTELDLYIQTLKYFPSRLKALVVNWTDEHLDTQYRECGWTVRQLISHLADSHMQSFIAFKQALTEENPTISPFDEHKCAELQDSRNEPVKAPLMILEGVHCRWVHLLKTMTNKDFDRTYYHARRKETCTLRNDTVYYSWHCDHHFAHLEKLKKEKNWA, encoded by the coding sequence ATGAATCTCGCCGAGGATAAAAAGTATCCGATTGGGCAATTTGTTCAGCCCGAAAACATCAATGATACGGAACTTGATCTATACATACAGACTTTGAAATATTTCCCATCAAGGCTAAAAGCACTGGTGGTAAACTGGACAGATGAACATTTGGATACGCAATACCGTGAATGCGGCTGGACGGTGCGGCAACTCATTAGTCATCTTGCCGACAGTCACATGCAAAGTTTCATCGCATTTAAACAGGCTTTAACCGAGGAAAACCCAACCATATCCCCATTTGATGAACACAAATGTGCCGAATTGCAGGACAGTAGGAATGAGCCAGTCAAAGCACCTTTAATGATATTAGAGGGTGTACACTGTCGGTGGGTTCACCTTCTTAAAACCATGACGAATAAAGACTTCGATCGTACTTATTATCACGCTCGCCGTAAGGAGACGTGCACATTGCGGAATGATACCGTATATTATTCCTGGCACTGCGACCATCACTTTGCACACCTTGAAAAACTGAAGAAAGAAAAGAATTGGGCGTGA
- the ytxJ gene encoding bacillithiol system redox-active protein YtxJ translates to MSFFNKIFGNSDSTESTVPSFWKYIESEADLQKAVEESASQKVVIFKHSTRCFISQTVLKNFEKEVEQSDKEVSYYFLDLISYRNLSNKIADDFNVTHQSPQLIVLDKGRAVADASHQSISVSLI, encoded by the coding sequence ATGAGTTTTTTTAATAAAATATTCGGCAATTCTGACAGTACGGAATCAACAGTCCCTAGTTTCTGGAAATATATAGAGTCCGAGGCAGATCTGCAAAAAGCGGTAGAAGAATCCGCCAGTCAAAAAGTGGTAATTTTTAAACATTCCACCCGCTGTTTCATCAGCCAAACCGTCCTGAAGAATTTTGAAAAAGAAGTGGAGCAATCTGATAAAGAAGTGTCTTATTATTTCCTGGATTTGATTTCGTACCGTAATTTATCAAATAAAATCGCCGATGACTTTAACGTGACTCACCAAAGTCCGCAGCTTATTGTTTTGGATAAAGGAAGGGCTGTAGCTGATGCCTCACACCAAAGCATATCCGTATCATTAATTTAA
- a CDS encoding Crp/Fnr family transcriptional regulator, protein MQNIESYLSEILELPQEAVNLCSSHYLRKIVAKNEFLLREGEVCKGTYFVEKGLLRMYSIDKNGKEHIIQFAPEKWLISDRSSLHFNEKSQYFIEAVEDSEVLELRNDFFSNINAAFPNTIENNDLLLQKHIRSLQNRVNSLLADTAEERYMSFIKMYPDILQRVPQWMVASYLGITPESLSRVRKELAKKNFQTS, encoded by the coding sequence ATGCAGAATATTGAAAGCTACCTATCGGAAATTCTGGAACTGCCCCAGGAGGCGGTAAACCTTTGCAGTAGCCATTACCTACGGAAAATAGTAGCAAAAAATGAGTTTTTGCTGCGGGAAGGCGAGGTTTGCAAAGGTACTTATTTCGTAGAGAAAGGCTTGCTGCGTATGTATTCTATTGATAAAAACGGGAAAGAACACATCATTCAGTTTGCGCCCGAAAAATGGCTTATTTCTGACAGAAGTTCGCTGCACTTCAACGAAAAATCCCAATATTTTATCGAAGCGGTAGAAGACAGTGAAGTGCTGGAATTGCGGAACGATTTTTTTTCAAACATCAACGCGGCTTTTCCCAATACAATAGAAAATAACGATCTGCTGTTGCAAAAACATATCCGCAGTCTGCAGAACCGGGTAAACTCTTTACTGGCAGATACCGCAGAAGAGCGTTATATGAGTTTCATTAAAATGTATCCTGACATCCTGCAACGTGTGCCACAGTGGATGGTGGCTTCTTACCTTGGCATTACCCCCGAAAGTCTGAGCCGTGTACGAAAGGAACTGGCCAAGAAAAACTTTCAAACTTCATAA
- a CDS encoding BlaI/MecI/CopY family transcriptional regulator, whose protein sequence is MNINTLTPAEEQLMQLMWKLQTAYLKDLMASYPEPKPHQNTVSTFVKILVEKKFLRIEKEGRIFKYYVAIPFDEYRLFLVHKLLRDYYEDSAEQLVATLREQKLLESPATTELAQPQGLPVHKTEKKKKQDIRDFVKELTTPTKAKKKDKKKKKKDKS, encoded by the coding sequence ATGAATATCAATACCCTAACGCCAGCCGAAGAACAACTGATGCAACTGATGTGGAAGCTACAAACCGCCTATCTGAAAGACCTGATGGCCAGCTACCCTGAACCGAAGCCACACCAGAACACCGTTTCTACCTTTGTTAAGATATTGGTGGAGAAGAAATTCCTGCGCATTGAAAAGGAAGGCCGGATTTTCAAATATTATGTAGCCATTCCGTTTGACGAATACCGTCTTTTTCTGGTGCATAAATTGTTACGTGATTATTATGAAGATTCCGCTGAACAGCTGGTCGCGACTCTGAGGGAACAAAAACTGCTTGAAAGTCCCGCTACAACAGAATTGGCGCAGCCCCAAGGCTTACCCGTCCATAAAACTGAAAAAAAGAAGAAACAGGACATCCGTGATTTTGTGAAAGAACTCACTACCCCGACAAAGGCTAAGAAAAAAGACAAAAAGAAAAAGAAGAAAGACAAGTCATAA
- the pncA gene encoding bifunctional nicotinamidase/pyrazinamidase → MKKALIIVDVQNDFCEGGALAVPGAQEIIPYINGLMEENHYDQIVLTQDWHPADHKSFASNNGKKVGETINLNGVPQFMWPDHCVQGTFGAAFHKDLNREKVTHIIQKGKNSEVDSYSGFQDNNHFVKTGLDDFLKYHDIQLLEIVGLALDYCVKFTCLDAAQLGYITCLHFNGTRAVNVKPENGRDAIYQMLENSVTVLG, encoded by the coding sequence ATGAAAAAAGCCCTAATTATTGTCGACGTACAGAACGATTTTTGTGAAGGTGGCGCGTTGGCGGTGCCCGGAGCACAGGAAATCATTCCTTATATCAACGGATTGATGGAAGAAAACCATTACGACCAAATTGTCCTTACCCAAGACTGGCATCCTGCTGACCATAAAAGCTTCGCGTCAAACAACGGGAAAAAAGTTGGCGAAACCATCAACTTGAACGGCGTACCACAGTTTATGTGGCCCGACCATTGTGTACAGGGAACTTTCGGAGCAGCGTTTCATAAAGACCTGAACCGCGAGAAAGTAACCCACATCATACAGAAGGGTAAAAATAGCGAAGTCGACAGCTACAGCGGTTTTCAGGATAACAACCATTTTGTAAAAACTGGCCTTGATGATTTCTTGAAATACCATGATATACAGTTGCTGGAAATTGTAGGCCTCGCACTTGATTATTGTGTGAAATTCACCTGTCTGGACGCTGCCCAACTTGGTTACATTACCTGCCTGCATTTCAACGGTACCCGTGCGGTAAATGTAAAACCAGAAAACGGACGCGACGCTATCTATCAAATGCTTGAGAATTCGGTTACCGTACTCGGATAA
- a CDS encoding DUF4153 domain-containing protein, protein MHQKIKHTLGKTHLAVQQYPLVLLMALIGAIAMMCYASGGYSNGPDSFLLIKISVTALLGISLMFALKMFAQRHGHQMLTAITGLAFLLFFYALLPEHQRDFTEKYAYLLIPTYILSHLLVSFIPFLGKQQELKFWQYNKNLFINIFLTAVFAGVLTGGAELAVLAVDKLFDFNFSERIYVQIFYFLSIFGSCFIFLLFNEDGLQSLERNTEYPLVLKFFTQYILIPLLLIYALILYFYAGKILINWQLPRGWVSYLILAYAILGILAVLLVHPLRQEADKSWVRLFSKIFYFTLIPLLVLLFTAIFTRIVAYGYTEPRYYVVLVSVWLAVVMVYFISVRKSTIKFIPVSLFIFGLFALVFPYLNASSVSIRSQKNELNDLLRSNELISGTTIDFERKTADTVATEISDKMAYLSDRGQKTLVLSLLPPKQQHEIRKAYTKETHYILQQQFLTLFKNTYKTISPTDSQRVEIIAEPHLQAIEGYDYLLRFSDFYEEKMFNINNDHLKIRSVNGLPNPELKIIINSKETWDVMPYIRQTVKTHRDKPGRITLPELTVSKKTGNYEIKIIFDQITLEKTPREQIYYNGGYMLFRRLR, encoded by the coding sequence ATGCATCAGAAAATCAAACATACTTTGGGCAAAACCCACCTTGCGGTGCAGCAATACCCGCTTGTGCTGTTAATGGCACTGATTGGCGCAATCGCGATGATGTGTTATGCATCCGGTGGGTACAGTAACGGCCCAGATTCCTTTCTGTTGATTAAAATTTCTGTTACCGCATTACTGGGCATTTCGCTGATGTTTGCGCTGAAGATGTTTGCCCAACGCCACGGCCACCAAATGTTAACCGCCATTACGGGACTGGCTTTCCTGTTATTTTTCTATGCGCTACTTCCCGAACATCAGCGCGATTTTACCGAAAAGTACGCCTATCTATTGATACCCACCTATATCCTTTCGCATCTGCTGGTATCATTCATTCCTTTTTTAGGCAAACAACAGGAACTGAAGTTTTGGCAATACAATAAGAATCTGTTTATCAATATATTTCTCACCGCGGTGTTTGCTGGCGTGCTGACTGGTGGCGCAGAACTGGCCGTGCTGGCGGTCGATAAACTTTTTGATTTTAACTTCAGCGAGCGAATTTATGTGCAGATCTTTTACTTCCTAAGCATCTTTGGCAGCTGTTTCATTTTCCTGCTATTTAATGAAGACGGGCTACAAAGCCTCGAAAGAAACACGGAGTATCCATTGGTCCTGAAGTTCTTCACGCAGTATATCCTTATCCCGCTTCTGCTGATTTATGCGCTGATACTCTATTTCTACGCAGGTAAGATACTGATAAACTGGCAATTGCCACGCGGATGGGTTTCTTATCTGATTCTTGCTTACGCTATCTTGGGAATTTTAGCCGTTTTACTTGTACATCCGCTCCGGCAAGAGGCCGATAAGTCGTGGGTAAGGCTGTTTTCAAAAATATTCTATTTTACGCTGATCCCTTTACTGGTGCTGCTTTTCACGGCCATTTTTACGCGTATTGTTGCGTACGGCTATACGGAACCGCGCTACTATGTGGTGCTGGTTTCGGTGTGGTTGGCTGTGGTGATGGTGTATTTCATATCAGTGCGGAAATCTACTATTAAATTCATACCGGTAAGTTTGTTCATTTTTGGTCTGTTTGCTTTGGTTTTCCCTTATCTCAATGCCTCCTCCGTGTCGATCAGGAGTCAGAAAAACGAACTGAACGACCTGCTAAGAAGCAACGAACTGATCTCAGGGACAACCATCGATTTCGAGCGCAAGACCGCAGATACCGTGGCGACAGAAATCTCCGACAAAATGGCCTATCTTTCGGATCGTGGACAGAAAACACTCGTCCTGAGTTTATTACCCCCAAAGCAGCAGCACGAAATCCGCAAAGCTTATACTAAAGAAACTCATTATATCCTTCAGCAGCAATTCCTTACTTTATTTAAAAACACCTATAAAACCATAAGTCCTACTGATTCACAGAGGGTTGAAATTATAGCCGAACCTCATTTGCAAGCGATTGAAGGTTACGATTATTTACTAAGATTTTCAGATTTCTATGAAGAAAAGATGTTTAACATCAATAATGATCATCTAAAAATAAGAAGTGTAAATGGTTTGCCAAACCCTGAACTTAAAATTATAATCAATTCAAAGGAAACATGGGATGTCATGCCCTATATCAGGCAAACAGTGAAAACTCATCGCGATAAACCAGGACGCATCACCCTTCCGGAATTAACAGTGAGTAAAAAAACGGGAAATTATGAGATAAAAATCATCTTTGACCAAATCACGCTAGAGAAAACACCACGCGAACAGATTTATTATAACGGTGGCTACATGCTGTTCCGGCGACTGAGATAA
- a CDS encoding S41 family peptidase, whose product MKKYLLVVLPIFIITSCVSVKRYNEKIETPVAAEQLKDDVDFAYKNLQRLHPQLFWYIDRPELDHKFDSLKSTINQPLKPNDFFWKLAPVIAEIKEAHLRLVPLQKRLTQKEIRRLKNQRGLFSRFSYLVDGSRLIVTDNPERVANMNTGTEILKINDLPVTEMLQKYRQLTNSDGENTTFQKYILARRWPTYFTTEYGISDSVKLVTKYCDTLHHFYLKREAITTKTRKKEEAAERKILNTEKGKTKDYNPTTKSYNRELRFLSADSSIAYMRIKTFSGRHSMKFYKESFSEIKKRGAKYLILDIRENFGGSLAEINNLYSYLVSDRFEFIKDIEVTSRTSMFEARYLSEFPLVLKPLAIVGYPFYLVGTALSVKKEDDRFYLRNNGFFALKNPKDEHFSGKIYVLINGGSFSAASILPSKLKYEKKALLVGEETGGANDGTVAGRYAIKKLPSSKLPLPIGLMLIQPNIEFSHTKKGVVPHHEILPSSEDVLRKKDIQLEWVLNHIKHQ is encoded by the coding sequence TTGAAAAAATATTTACTTGTCGTTCTCCCTATATTCATCATCACATCGTGTGTTTCTGTAAAAAGATACAATGAAAAAATTGAAACTCCTGTTGCTGCCGAACAACTAAAAGACGATGTAGATTTCGCGTACAAAAACCTACAACGGCTACATCCGCAACTGTTTTGGTATATTGACCGCCCGGAACTCGATCACAAGTTCGACAGCCTGAAATCTACCATCAACCAACCTTTGAAACCCAATGACTTTTTCTGGAAACTGGCACCGGTAATTGCCGAAATAAAGGAAGCGCATCTGCGGCTGGTGCCACTTCAGAAAAGGCTTACACAAAAGGAAATCCGGAGGTTAAAAAACCAACGCGGGCTGTTCAGCCGTTTCAGTTATCTGGTAGATGGGTCGCGACTCATCGTTACAGACAACCCAGAGCGTGTTGCAAACATGAACACCGGGACTGAAATTTTGAAGATAAACGACTTGCCTGTAACCGAAATGTTACAGAAATACCGCCAACTCACCAACAGTGACGGCGAAAACACCACCTTTCAGAAATATATACTTGCCCGCCGCTGGCCTACCTATTTCACTACTGAATATGGTATTTCCGACAGCGTAAAACTAGTGACCAAATATTGCGACACCCTGCATCACTTCTATCTGAAACGTGAAGCCATAACCACCAAAACAAGAAAGAAAGAAGAGGCCGCCGAGCGAAAGATCCTAAACACCGAAAAAGGAAAAACCAAGGATTACAACCCTACTACCAAAAGCTATAACCGCGAACTGCGTTTTTTATCAGCCGACAGCAGCATCGCTTACATGAGAATAAAGACTTTTTCAGGAAGGCATTCCATGAAGTTCTACAAGGAAAGTTTTTCAGAAATAAAGAAACGCGGGGCCAAATACCTGATTCTCGATATCCGCGAAAATTTCGGTGGTTCGCTGGCCGAAATCAATAATCTGTATTCTTATCTAGTGTCAGACCGTTTTGAGTTTATCAAAGATATCGAAGTAACCTCCCGCACCTCCATGTTTGAGGCACGCTATCTGTCAGAATTCCCATTGGTATTGAAACCTTTGGCGATTGTGGGCTATCCCTTTTATCTGGTGGGCACTGCATTGTCTGTTAAGAAAGAAGATGACCGCTTTTATCTCAGAAACAACGGTTTCTTCGCGCTTAAAAATCCAAAAGACGAACATTTCAGCGGTAAGATTTATGTATTAATCAATGGTGGGAGTTTCTCCGCAGCTTCCATCCTGCCCTCAAAACTGAAATATGAGAAAAAGGCTTTGCTGGTAGGCGAAGAAACCGGCGGTGCCAATGACGGCACAGTGGCAGGCCGTTATGCCATTAAAAAACTGCCTTCCTCTAAACTTCCGTTACCTATCGGCTTGATGCTGATACAGCCTAATATCGAGTTTTCACATACCAAAAAAGGCGTTGTACCTCATCACGAGATTCTGCCATCTTCCGAAGATGTCCTTCGGAAAAAAGATATACAATTAGAATGGGTTTTAAACCACATCAAACATCAATGA
- the pdhA gene encoding pyruvate dehydrogenase (acetyl-transferring) E1 component subunit alpha, with the protein MKEFSKEVYLQWYEEMTMWRRFEDKCRSLYLKQKIRGFLHLYNGQEAIPAGFVHAMDLSKDSMITAYRCHIHPMAMGVDPKRIMAELCGKATGTSGGMGGSMHIFSKEKRFYGGHGIVGGQIPLGAGIAFADKYFETGGVNICFFGDGAARQGSLHETFNMAMNWKLPVVFVVENNQYAMGTSVKRTANHEDIYKLGLGYEMPCLPVDAMDPEKVAEAAYEAIQRARRGDGPTFIEARTYRFRGHSMSDAEPYRTKEEVSDYKKDDPIEIVKQRILQNNWATEDELTTLDEKSRDFVEECVEFMEQSPYPDPEKVYEYVYAQEDYPFVDKVENNLK; encoded by the coding sequence ATGAAAGAATTTTCAAAAGAAGTGTACCTGCAGTGGTATGAAGAAATGACGATGTGGAGAAGGTTTGAAGACAAATGCCGTTCTCTCTACCTAAAGCAGAAAATCAGGGGATTTTTACATTTATATAACGGCCAGGAAGCCATTCCTGCCGGTTTTGTACATGCGATGGATCTTTCCAAAGACAGCATGATAACCGCCTACCGATGCCATATCCATCCAATGGCGATGGGTGTGGACCCAAAAAGGATCATGGCGGAACTTTGTGGTAAAGCTACAGGGACCTCCGGTGGTATGGGTGGCTCTATGCACATCTTCAGCAAAGAGAAAAGATTTTACGGCGGTCACGGTATCGTGGGAGGGCAAATCCCATTAGGTGCAGGTATCGCATTTGCTGATAAATATTTTGAGACAGGCGGTGTAAACATCTGTTTCTTTGGTGATGGGGCAGCGCGCCAGGGTTCACTTCATGAAACCTTCAACATGGCCATGAACTGGAAGCTTCCGGTAGTATTTGTGGTTGAAAATAACCAGTACGCCATGGGAACTTCTGTAAAGAGGACAGCCAACCATGAAGATATTTACAAATTAGGCTTAGGCTATGAGATGCCATGTCTTCCTGTGGATGCCATGGACCCTGAAAAAGTAGCCGAGGCCGCTTACGAAGCCATCCAAAGAGCGCGCAGAGGTGACGGGCCAACATTCATCGAGGCACGTACTTACCGTTTCCGTGGACACTCGATGTCTGATGCGGAACCTTACCGTACTAAGGAAGAAGTATCTGATTATAAAAAAGATGACCCGATTGAGATCGTAAAACAACGCATCCTGCAGAACAACTGGGCTACCGAAGATGAACTTACCACACTGGATGAAAAATCACGCGACTTCGTGGAAGAATGTGTAGAGTTCATGGAGCAGTCACCGTACCCGGATCCTGAAAAAGTATACGAATACGTGTACGCACAAGAGGATTATCCGTTCGTGGATAAAGTGGAAAACAACTTGAAATAA
- a CDS encoding RNA recognition motif domain-containing protein, with product MNIFVSNINYATREESLQDLFSEYGDVSSAKIILDRETGRSRGFGFVEMSDEDGKNAIEALNGKELDGKELNVSEAKPREDKPRRNFDNNRGGGYGGGNRGGGYGGGNRGGSNW from the coding sequence ATGAACATTTTTGTTTCAAACATCAATTACGCAACAAGAGAAGAGTCTCTACAGGATTTATTTTCTGAGTACGGAGACGTTTCTTCCGCTAAAATCATCCTAGACCGTGAGACTGGTAGATCCAGAGGTTTCGGATTCGTAGAAATGAGTGACGAAGACGGTAAAAACGCTATTGAAGCGCTGAACGGTAAAGAATTGGACGGAAAGGAACTTAACGTTTCTGAAGCTAAGCCAAGAGAAGACAAGCCAAGAAGAAACTTCGATAATAACCGCGGTGGTGGTTACGGAGGAGGAAATCGTGGTGGTGGTTACGGTGGTGGAAACCGTGGCGGATCTAACTGGTAA
- a CDS encoding aldo/keto reductase family oxidoreductase — translation MKASPIVIGTMRWGIWGAGHSQKQVQQLIETALTHQLTTFDHADIYGDYTTEKLFGEAFSQMGVARETVQFISKCGIEMPCGNRDYEVKAYNYSRRHIIASVDQSLRNLKTEYLDVLLLHRPSPLLNPHEVAETFEILRQQQKVKHFGVSNFSVSQFNMLDAFFPLITNQIEVSVTETSAFYNGTLDQLMERALRPMAWGVLGNYFTQETLQNKRIAAVLPALCDKYEANENQLLLAFLLRHPSRILPVIGTSRHDKIEELAQSLSLEMEHEDWFRLLQASRGYEVE, via the coding sequence ATGAAGGCATCACCCATTGTAATCGGTACCATGCGCTGGGGAATCTGGGGCGCTGGCCATTCCCAGAAACAGGTACAGCAACTGATTGAAACCGCGTTAACACACCAACTCACTACCTTCGATCATGCGGATATTTACGGCGATTACACCACCGAAAAACTCTTCGGTGAAGCTTTTTCGCAGATGGGTGTCGCAAGAGAAACCGTTCAGTTCATCAGCAAATGCGGCATCGAAATGCCATGCGGTAACAGAGATTATGAGGTAAAAGCATACAATTATTCACGCAGGCATATCATCGCGTCAGTTGACCAAAGCCTTCGGAATCTGAAAACGGAATATCTTGATGTCTTGCTGCTGCACCGCCCGTCACCATTACTAAACCCACATGAAGTCGCCGAAACTTTTGAGATTTTGAGGCAACAGCAAAAAGTAAAACATTTCGGAGTCTCTAATTTTTCTGTAAGTCAGTTTAATATGCTGGATGCGTTTTTTCCGCTGATCACCAATCAGATAGAGGTGTCAGTAACCGAAACCAGCGCTTTCTACAACGGTACGCTCGATCAGTTGATGGAACGAGCTCTTAGGCCGATGGCTTGGGGCGTACTTGGCAATTATTTTACACAAGAAACGCTACAGAACAAAAGGATAGCAGCCGTACTGCCGGCCTTATGTGATAAATATGAAGCAAATGAAAACCAGTTACTGCTGGCCTTCCTGCTGCGGCATCCTTCGCGAATCCTTCCTGTAATCGGGACTTCACGCCATGATAAAATTGAAGAACTTGCGCAAAGTCTCTCACTAGAAATGGAGCATGAGGATTGGTTCAGATTGTTGCAGGCCTCCCGTGGATACGAGGTAGAGTAA
- a CDS encoding RNA polymerase sigma factor RpoD/SigA, with the protein MRQLKITKQVTNRETASLDKYLQEIGKVDLITADEEVELAQKIRAGDRVALEKLIKANLRFVVSVSKQYQNQGLSLPDLINEGNLGLMKAAKRYDETRGFKFISYAVWWIRQSILQALAEQSRIVRLPLNKIGSINKINKAYAHLEQENERPPSPEELAEVLDMSEDDIKESMKNSGRHLSMDAPLVEGEDSNLYDVLRSGESPSPDKDLMLESLQIEIERALQTLTQREADLVRLYFGLNGKHPMTLEEIGETFDLTRERVRQIKEKAIKRLKHNTRSKILKSYLGK; encoded by the coding sequence ATGAGACAGTTAAAAATTACCAAGCAGGTTACCAACCGTGAAACGGCTTCCCTGGACAAATACCTCCAGGAGATCGGTAAAGTAGATCTTATCACCGCTGATGAAGAAGTGGAACTGGCACAGAAAATACGCGCCGGTGACCGCGTTGCTCTTGAAAAACTTATTAAAGCCAACCTGCGTTTCGTAGTGTCGGTGAGTAAACAATACCAAAACCAGGGGCTTTCCCTTCCCGACCTGATTAACGAAGGAAACCTGGGATTAATGAAAGCCGCTAAGAGATACGACGAAACCCGAGGTTTTAAATTCATTTCCTACGCTGTATGGTGGATCCGCCAGTCTATCCTACAGGCACTTGCAGAACAATCGAGGATCGTGAGGCTGCCGCTTAACAAGATTGGCTCCATCAATAAAATTAACAAGGCTTACGCGCATCTGGAGCAGGAAAACGAACGTCCGCCATCCCCAGAAGAACTGGCCGAAGTGTTGGATATGAGCGAGGATGACATCAAGGAATCCATGAAAAACTCTGGCCGTCATCTATCAATGGATGCTCCTTTGGTAGAAGGTGAAGATTCTAACCTTTATGACGTTTTACGCTCCGGTGAATCACCAAGTCCGGATAAAGACCTTATGCTGGAATCTCTTCAGATTGAAATTGAACGTGCCTTGCAAACCCTTACCCAGCGTGAGGCTGACCTGGTTCGTCTTTATTTCGGCCTGAACGGGAAGCATCCTATGACTTTGGAAGAAATTGGTGAAACCTTCGACCTTACCAGAGAACGGGTACGCCAGATCAAGGAAAAAGCGATCAAAAGGCTTAAGCATAATACCAGAAGTAAGATTTTGAAGTCTTATTTAGGGAAATAA